The following proteins are encoded in a genomic region of Magnolia sinica isolate HGM2019 chromosome 1, MsV1, whole genome shotgun sequence:
- the LOC131237354 gene encoding replication protein A 70 kDa DNA-binding subunit B-like: MANDGKMKLKAMLLIHSSSEIHSRKLQNFGLISILDYTCNAIPNQPGKWCSYVVIDFTGNALSHLASEQVCLAWSRTSSPRVKSASSISKNQGHKRSSHCGALHLLDRLSLICFFILKPSIVDFSFYGQVCKSDK; encoded by the exons ATGGCTAATGATGGGAAGATGAAGCTGAAGGCAATGCTTCTAATCCATTCCTCTTCAGAAATACATTCTAGAAAACTTCAGAACTTTGGTCTGATTTCTATTCTTGATTATACTTGCAATGCCATTCCAAATCAGCCTGGAAA GTGGTGTTCTTATGTTGTTATAGATTTCACAGGAAATGCATTGTCGCACCTAGCAAGTGAACAAGTTTGCCTCGCTTGGTCTAGAACGAGCTCCCCTCGGGTCAAGAGTGCATCGAGCATATCCAAAAACCAG GGACATAAAAGGTCATCTCATTGTGGAGCTCTTCATCTGCTTGacagactttcattgatttgtttttttattttgaagcCTTCCATTGTAGATTTTAGTTTTTACGGTCAGGTTTGCAAGTCAGATAAATAA